In Brevundimonas subvibrioides, a genomic segment contains:
- a CDS encoding TonB-dependent receptor: MTDTRFLGLRPRVSHLLCGVSALTFGMALGAMPVQAQAQDQTSTDDDATQVEEVVVTGIRASLRNAQAIKQSSDVFVDAITAEDIGALPDRSVTEALQRVPGVSISRFAGANDPDHFSVEGSGVIVRGLTFVRSELNGRDTFSANNGRDLSFADVPPELLGSVEVFKNISADMIEGGIAGTVNLNTRKPFDSDGAVFAGSIEGNYGDLAQELTPTYSALVSNRWDTAAGEFGLLLSGVHSQLQSRSDGLQSLNYRLSTGAGGRQLWTPSGLAFRSQEFDRRRDGIAAAAQWRSNDGTMEATLQYLRSDSTQAWTENAVESIVDDTGNRVAVPGTSFGYDDSGIFTNGVITSSAGWRSADSSVPLDGIQHSYIKRGVEQEYVTSDYGFNFRWAPSERLRLNFDAQYVESTVQNTDFQIANSFFAIDEIDLRGDSPTLTLRPPSGSGDINAFLANPANYYWRNAMDHKEDSDGSEYALRADAEYDLDAGWLDSVKVGARYAEREQTTRNSVYNWGVLSEVWNGSTGPVWLDQGNVATSRLTSGTSAVAAFDFSGLGVPLTALGYRGNPAADYATAVDFARSINRIWGGGGWVPLSARGNVVPGTDYTAGEINNTNEATTAAYALIKFSNDADPVWGESVSISGNIGVRYVETEISAEGGLSFPTTSQVFNGNCGAVVPPGGTIPAFCRLSVTERARALAFATGTSVANTAVHTYDNWLPSANVKIGLTPQLLIRAGYTEAIRRSDLGLTRNQLQIAPRVVDNTFLGFEAQAGNTFLMPIKSRQFDLSLEYYFAPTGSLTVSLFKKTLSDAITNGFYDRTLTNGGSTYPVYVRGPTNSTEDGDIQGVEFAYQQFYDFLPGWLSGFGIQANYTYIDSSGVPQENLSADKANPGGNEPVIDTSLLPLESLSEHNANFAAIYENDVISLRLAYSWRSKYLLTTRDEIVPFAPIFSDDTGQLDGSAFYTVNEQIKVGVQAVNLLDEQTRTFQVLNDSLLLAPRSWFKNDRRFSFVVRATF, encoded by the coding sequence GGGCATCCGGGCCAGCCTTCGTAACGCCCAGGCGATCAAACAGTCGTCGGACGTGTTCGTGGACGCCATCACGGCTGAGGACATTGGCGCGCTGCCGGACCGATCGGTGACCGAGGCGCTGCAGCGCGTCCCCGGCGTCTCGATCAGCCGCTTCGCGGGCGCAAACGATCCCGATCACTTCTCCGTCGAAGGGTCGGGCGTCATTGTCCGTGGTCTGACCTTCGTCCGGTCCGAGCTCAACGGCCGAGATACCTTCTCCGCCAACAACGGCCGCGATCTGTCGTTCGCCGACGTCCCGCCCGAGCTTCTCGGCAGCGTCGAAGTGTTCAAGAACATTTCGGCCGACATGATCGAAGGCGGTATCGCCGGCACGGTCAATCTCAACACACGCAAGCCCTTTGACAGCGACGGGGCCGTGTTTGCGGGCTCCATCGAAGGCAACTATGGCGATCTCGCGCAAGAGCTGACGCCGACCTATTCCGCCCTGGTCAGCAACCGCTGGGACACGGCCGCCGGCGAGTTCGGTCTGCTGCTCAGCGGGGTCCATTCCCAGCTTCAATCACGCTCGGACGGGCTGCAATCCCTGAACTACAGGCTGAGCACGGGCGCGGGCGGGCGTCAGCTCTGGACGCCTTCGGGCCTGGCCTTCCGGTCGCAAGAGTTCGACCGGCGTCGCGATGGCATCGCCGCGGCCGCACAGTGGCGCTCCAACGACGGGACGATGGAAGCCACACTCCAGTATCTGCGCTCGGATTCGACACAGGCCTGGACGGAAAACGCCGTCGAGTCGATCGTGGATGACACCGGCAATCGTGTGGCCGTGCCAGGCACCAGCTTCGGCTACGACGACAGCGGGATCTTCACCAACGGCGTGATCACCTCGAGCGCGGGATGGCGCTCGGCCGACTCGTCGGTGCCCCTGGACGGCATCCAGCACAGCTACATCAAGCGCGGAGTGGAGCAGGAGTACGTCACGAGCGACTACGGCTTCAACTTCCGCTGGGCGCCGTCGGAACGCCTGCGCCTGAACTTCGATGCCCAGTATGTTGAATCGACGGTGCAGAACACCGACTTCCAGATCGCAAACTCCTTCTTCGCGATTGACGAGATCGACCTGCGCGGGGACTCACCGACCCTGACCTTGCGGCCGCCAAGCGGCAGCGGCGACATCAACGCCTTCCTTGCGAACCCGGCCAACTACTACTGGCGCAACGCAATGGATCACAAGGAGGACAGCGACGGCTCCGAGTATGCCTTGCGGGCCGACGCGGAATACGACCTGGATGCGGGCTGGCTGGACTCGGTCAAGGTGGGTGCCCGCTACGCCGAGCGCGAACAGACCACCCGAAACTCGGTCTATAACTGGGGCGTCCTGTCTGAAGTCTGGAACGGCTCGACCGGGCCTGTCTGGCTGGATCAGGGCAATGTCGCGACCTCGCGCCTGACGAGCGGTACCAGCGCTGTCGCGGCTTTCGACTTCTCGGGTCTTGGTGTGCCGCTGACCGCACTCGGGTATCGCGGCAATCCGGCAGCCGATTATGCTACAGCCGTTGACTTCGCGCGGAGCATCAACCGGATCTGGGGCGGCGGCGGTTGGGTTCCCCTGTCTGCGCGTGGGAACGTCGTGCCCGGGACGGACTACACGGCCGGTGAGATCAACAACACGAACGAGGCGACCACTGCCGCGTACGCGCTGATCAAGTTCAGCAATGACGCAGATCCCGTCTGGGGTGAGAGCGTGTCGATCAGCGGCAACATCGGTGTCCGCTATGTCGAGACCGAAATCTCGGCCGAGGGCGGTCTGAGCTTTCCCACCACCTCCCAGGTCTTCAACGGTAACTGCGGGGCAGTGGTCCCGCCGGGTGGAACGATCCCCGCGTTCTGCCGCCTCTCGGTCACAGAACGGGCTCGCGCCCTCGCGTTCGCGACCGGCACGTCGGTCGCCAATACGGCCGTCCACACCTATGACAACTGGCTTCCGAGTGCGAACGTCAAGATCGGCCTGACGCCGCAACTGCTGATCCGTGCCGGTTACACCGAGGCCATTCGTCGATCGGACCTCGGTCTGACGCGTAACCAGCTGCAGATCGCCCCGCGCGTCGTCGACAACACCTTCCTCGGGTTCGAGGCCCAGGCGGGCAACACCTTCCTGATGCCGATCAAGTCGCGGCAGTTCGATCTGTCGCTCGAGTACTATTTTGCCCCGACGGGGTCGCTGACCGTATCTCTGTTCAAGAAGACCCTGTCGGACGCGATCACGAACGGCTTTTACGATCGCACGCTCACAAACGGCGGCTCGACCTATCCCGTCTATGTTCGGGGGCCGACCAACAGCACCGAGGATGGCGATATCCAGGGCGTGGAGTTCGCATACCAGCAGTTCTACGACTTCCTTCCGGGCTGGCTGTCGGGCTTCGGCATCCAGGCCAACTACACCTATATCGACAGCTCTGGCGTGCCCCAGGAGAACCTGTCGGCCGACAAGGCCAATCCGGGCGGGAATGAGCCGGTCATCGACACCAGCCTTCTGCCGCTGGAGTCGCTGTCGGAGCACAACGCCAACTTCGCTGCGATCTACGAAAATGACGTCATTTCGCTGCGGCTGGCCTACAGCTGGCGGTCGAAATATCTGCTGACCACCCGTGACGAGATCGTGCCCTTCGCTCCGATCTTCTCGGACGATACCGGGCAACTGGACGGGTCGGCGTTCTACACCGTGAACGAGCAGATCAAGGTCGGTGTCCAGGCGGTCAATCTGCTCGACGAGCAGACACGGACCTTCCAGGTTCTGAACGACAGCCTGCTGCTGGCCCCGCGGTCGTGGTTCAAGAACGATCGACGCTTCTCCTTCGTGGTTCGCGCGACCTTCTAG
- a CDS encoding glycoside hydrolase family 9 protein has translation MSLRHRLLTTAVAFTVTLAGAASAQDRATDPIQMNQVGFLTQGPKRATVVDTSESPLPWRVVDTIGTVITQGETRPRGFDTTSGVSVHEVDFGALQIAGTGYRLQVGQRLSRPFTIADRPFGALGRDALAFFYQNRSGIPIAAEHVQRADLARPAGHAPDRATCFAGADVRGNVWPGCAYTLDVSAGWYDAGDQGKYVVNGGIAVWTLLNVYERAKVRNIVPAFPDGTADIPEAGNGVDDLLDEARWELEFLLKMQVPDGEHANVPVGRFARDQPLTFTRIDAGGLVHHKVHDARWTPLPTAPADDPETRYLYGPNTAATLNLVAVAAQCARLWRDIDAGFARTCLTAAERGFAAAQRHPDLYAVGSFDGGGDYGDDNLTDEFYWAAAEMYATTGDPRYLAFLGIEPGTTAAAGSGGYQGADISWNSVSALGAITLATAPGRLSSSDQAEVRRRLIDRARVYLDEGSTQGYGLPFAGPGYNWGSNADLLNRAIILGVAHDLTGEQGFADGVVAALDYVLGRNPLDQSYVTGYGARPMRNPHHRYWAHSLDPAYPAPPAGVLSGGPNNQNMSDPVAETMRGTCTPQTCWRDDVRAFSQNEVAINWNAPLVWVTTYLDRP, from the coding sequence ATGAGCCTTCGCCACCGCCTCCTGACAACCGCCGTTGCCTTCACGGTGACCCTGGCGGGTGCTGCGTCCGCGCAGGACCGCGCGACCGATCCCATCCAGATGAACCAGGTCGGTTTCCTGACTCAGGGTCCGAAACGCGCCACCGTCGTGGACACCAGTGAGAGCCCTCTGCCCTGGCGAGTGGTCGATACAATCGGTACAGTGATCACACAGGGAGAGACCCGGCCGCGCGGCTTCGATACGACGTCGGGGGTGAGCGTCCACGAAGTGGATTTCGGCGCGCTGCAGATCGCAGGAACGGGTTATCGTCTTCAGGTCGGGCAACGCCTCAGTCGGCCCTTCACCATCGCGGATCGTCCGTTTGGAGCGCTCGGCCGGGACGCCCTGGCGTTCTTCTACCAGAACCGCAGCGGCATTCCGATCGCGGCGGAGCACGTCCAGCGTGCCGACCTGGCCCGACCCGCGGGTCACGCGCCGGACCGCGCAACCTGCTTCGCCGGCGCGGATGTGCGCGGCAACGTCTGGCCGGGCTGTGCCTACACCCTCGATGTCTCGGCCGGCTGGTACGACGCGGGCGACCAGGGCAAATATGTCGTCAACGGGGGCATCGCGGTCTGGACGCTGCTGAACGTCTACGAGCGGGCGAAAGTCAGGAACATCGTTCCCGCCTTCCCCGATGGCACCGCCGACATCCCGGAGGCCGGCAATGGCGTCGACGACCTTCTGGACGAGGCGCGCTGGGAGCTCGAGTTCCTGTTGAAGATGCAGGTCCCTGACGGGGAGCATGCCAATGTGCCGGTCGGGCGCTTCGCGCGGGACCAGCCTCTGACCTTCACCCGCATCGACGCCGGCGGACTGGTGCATCACAAGGTCCATGACGCGCGCTGGACGCCGCTTCCGACCGCACCGGCGGACGACCCGGAGACCCGATACCTCTACGGGCCCAATACGGCGGCGACACTGAACCTGGTGGCGGTGGCGGCCCAGTGCGCGCGACTCTGGCGCGACATCGATGCCGGGTTCGCCCGGACCTGCTTGACCGCAGCCGAGCGAGGCTTTGCTGCCGCGCAGCGTCACCCCGACCTCTATGCCGTGGGATCGTTCGACGGCGGCGGAGACTATGGCGACGACAATCTGACCGACGAATTCTACTGGGCCGCGGCCGAGATGTACGCCACGACAGGCGACCCCCGGTACCTCGCCTTCCTCGGGATTGAGCCTGGCACAACGGCCGCTGCCGGGTCGGGGGGCTATCAGGGTGCCGACATCAGCTGGAATTCGGTCAGTGCCCTGGGCGCGATCACCCTGGCGACGGCTCCCGGTCGCCTGTCGAGCTCCGATCAGGCCGAGGTCCGGAGGCGACTGATCGATCGCGCCCGCGTCTATCTGGACGAGGGCTCGACCCAGGGCTACGGCCTGCCGTTCGCCGGACCCGGCTACAACTGGGGCTCCAATGCCGATCTGCTGAACCGCGCGATCATCCTGGGCGTGGCTCACGATCTGACGGGAGAACAGGGGTTCGCGGACGGCGTTGTCGCCGCGCTCGACTATGTCCTGGGCCGCAACCCGCTGGATCAGTCCTATGTCACGGGCTATGGGGCCCGCCCCATGCGCAACCCGCATCACCGGTACTGGGCGCATTCGCTGGATCCCGCCTATCCGGCACCGCCTGCGGGGGTCCTGTCTGGAGGACCGAACAACCAGAACATGAGCGATCCGGTGGCTGAGACCATGCGCGGCACCTGCACGCCCCAGACCTGCTGGCGCGACGATGTCCGGGCCTTCAGCCAGAACGAGGTCGCGATCAACTGGAACGCGCCCCTGGTCTGGGTCACGACCTACCTCGATCGGCCCTAG